GACGAGTTCAACGCCTCCGTCTACATGGACCCCGAGCGCCGCTTCCTGCTCGGTGTGCTGTCCCTGCACACCGACGAGGACACCGAGGGCCGCGAGCGCACCTTCCTGGTCCTGGAGACCACCGAGGCCGACACGATGCACGGCGCCCTCCTGGAGGCCTTCTACGAGTTCGTCCGGGTGCGCGTCGACGGACGGCTGCCGCTGCTGCTCAAGCCCGCCAACCACGGCCAGGAGGAGGAGCTGGCGGCGATCAGCGAACTGCGGGTGCCGCGCATCCTGGGCCACGAACTCTTCGGCACCAGGACCCGGACCCCGCTCAACACGGGCGAGGCCGTCGGACGGCTGCGCCGCTTCGCGGACCTCGAGGAGTACGAGGCCGCCGCGGCCGGACTCGGCTGGGCCGACATCGTCGCCATGCCCTGCCTGCCCGACGACGTGCCGCGGGTGGCCGGATTCGTGAACACCGCTCCCATCACCCCGCTCTCGCACACCAATGTCCTCGCCTCCGGCTGGGGCATCCCCAACGCGATCGTCCGCGACCTGGACCAACTCGCCGAGCAACACCGCCTGGACGGCGCCTGGATCCGCTACCGGGTGCGGGAGGACGAGATCAGCCTGGAGCGGCTGGCCCAGGAGCCCGCCCTGCAGCCCCCGGCCTGGCACCAGCAGCGGATACGCCTCGAACCGCCGCTGCTCGCCGACGCTCCGGTGCTCGCCCTGCACCGGCTGCGCAGCGCCGACCGCGACCGGTACGGCACCAAGGCGGCCAACCTCGGCGAACTGCACCACGTCCTGGACAGCGGCACCGTCGACCTCACCGCCTTCCACGGGCGCCCCCGCCCGCCCCGCGAGAACCTCTACGGGCACCTGGCCGCACGGCTCGGCCTGCGCTCGCCCTCCGCCGCCGAACTCCGCTCCGCGGCGGCCGCCTTCGTCGCGGGCACCGTCGAGGCCCCCGACGGCGTCGCCCTTCCCTTCTCGCTCCAGCACCGCTTCCTCACCTCCTCGCCCGCGCTCCAACAGGGCATCGGAAAGCTGAAGATGGCGCTCGAACTCGACGCCTTCGAGGTACTGGACTCGCTCTGCCTGCAGCTCCAGCACCTGGTCCGGCACACTCCGATGCCCGGCTCGGTCATCCGCCTGATCGACCAGGCCCTGCCCGCCCCGCTCGCCGGGGGCAGCCGTCTCGTGGTGCGCTCCTCCTCCAACGCCGAGGACCTGCCGGGCTTCTCTGCCGCGGGCGTCTACGACTCGGTCACCACCGTCCGCGGCACCGGCGAACTCCTCGACGCGGTACGCCAGGTGTGGGCCTCGCTGCTCTCGCCACGCAGTGTGCGGCTGCGCCACCAGGTCGGCATCTCCCTGGACGACACCTACATGGGCGTGATCATCCAGGAGTACGTCCCCGCCGAACTCGGCGGCGTCCTGGTGACCTGCAACCCGACCCGCCGCGAGGACTTCCGCAACGTCTACCTCAACTGCTCCCCCGGATCGCCGGAACAGGTCGTCGACGGCACCGTCCTGCCGCAGCAGTACCTGTACAACACGGTCGAGGGCGGCGGCCGTACGGTGGCGCTCGGCTCCTGGGGCGAGGGCCTGTCCGCCGCCACCCGGTCCCGGCTCGCGGACCTGTCCCTGACCGGACGGCTGCTGCAGTCCCACTTCAGCGCGCCGGACGTGGACAAGCCGCTGGACATCGAGTGGCTGCTGACCGACCGGGACGAGTTCCGCCTGGTCCAGCTCCGCCCCTACGCACTGTGAGCCCCCGCCTCCCGCGGTACGGCCTTCGGTGGCAGCGCCCCGCGGGGCGCTGCCTCGCGGCGGGCACCGCGCCGACCGACACCGCCCGCCGGATCATCCGCCTCAACTACGGCTTCCAGCTGCTGTTCAACCTGCTGTGGTGGATGCCGGTGTTCTACGCCTACCAGAAGGCGGCCGGACTCTCCGACGGACAGATCTTCGGCATCCAGAGCATCTACTACGTGGCCTTCTGCCTGTTCGAGATCCCGACCGGCCTGATCGCCGACCGCATCGGCACTCGCAACTGCCTGCGGGCCGGTGCCGTCGTCATGACGGCGGCCAACCTGGCCCCGGTGCTCAGCCCCTCGTACACCGGCTTCCTGGTCCACTTCCTCGCCATCGCCGCGGGCCGCTCCCTCACCTCGGGCGCCGCGAGCGCCTATCTCTACGACGGGCTGCGGGCCGAGAAGTGCGACGAGCACTATCTGAAGGCCGAGGGCACGGCACGCGCCCTCGGGCTCGCGGCCAAGGTGCTGTGCTGGCCGCTGGTGGGACCCCTGATGGCCCTGGCCCACACGGCCCCCTACGTCCTCAGCGCCGTGAGCGCGGCCGGTTCGCTGGCCTGCGCCGTCGCCCTGCCCCGGCTCGCGGCCCCTGCGGCGGGCGCCGGGAAGCGGAAGCACGGCAAGGACGGTGCGCGGGCAACGGCCGCCAGGGACAGCGGAAGCGGCGGGGGCGGCGCCTCGGGGGCGG
This is a stretch of genomic DNA from Streptomyces sp. NA04227. It encodes these proteins:
- a CDS encoding PEP/pyruvate-binding domain-containing protein: MSAVLLPAPAPEPGTDRTVVGGNLSLPLFRTLSGVLAGHPYLKVVVDRAEDTWHLLDTAAHPFHVNYIATRVLGMDLDQLDAGLDEFNASVYMDPERRFLLGVLSLHTDEDTEGRERTFLVLETTEADTMHGALLEAFYEFVRVRVDGRLPLLLKPANHGQEEELAAISELRVPRILGHELFGTRTRTPLNTGEAVGRLRRFADLEEYEAAAAGLGWADIVAMPCLPDDVPRVAGFVNTAPITPLSHTNVLASGWGIPNAIVRDLDQLAEQHRLDGAWIRYRVREDEISLERLAQEPALQPPAWHQQRIRLEPPLLADAPVLALHRLRSADRDRYGTKAANLGELHHVLDSGTVDLTAFHGRPRPPRENLYGHLAARLGLRSPSAAELRSAAAAFVAGTVEAPDGVALPFSLQHRFLTSSPALQQGIGKLKMALELDAFEVLDSLCLQLQHLVRHTPMPGSVIRLIDQALPAPLAGGSRLVVRSSSNAEDLPGFSAAGVYDSVTTVRGTGELLDAVRQVWASLLSPRSVRLRHQVGISLDDTYMGVIIQEYVPAELGGVLVTCNPTRREDFRNVYLNCSPGSPEQVVDGTVLPQQYLYNTVEGGGRTVALGSWGEGLSAATRSRLADLSLTGRLLQSHFSAPDVDKPLDIEWLLTDRDEFRLVQLRPYAL